A DNA window from Longimicrobium sp. contains the following coding sequences:
- a CDS encoding type II toxin-antitoxin system VapC family toxin, producing MTLCDTGPLVALIDRNDSWHMRSVAVLDRIGSTTFVTTWPCFTEAMYFLFHAGGLAAQEELWNLYADGIVRLHPPDPGELDRVRALMRQYADSPMDFADASLVAAAETLDIRRVFTLDRHFHAYRTPRGHFDVVP from the coding sequence GTGACCCTGTGCGATACCGGGCCGCTCGTCGCCCTGATCGACCGCAACGACAGCTGGCACATGCGGTCGGTCGCGGTTCTCGATCGGATCGGTTCCACGACCTTCGTGACGACGTGGCCCTGTTTCACCGAGGCCATGTATTTCCTCTTCCATGCCGGTGGGCTGGCCGCGCAGGAGGAGTTGTGGAATCTCTATGCGGACGGCATCGTCCGGCTGCATCCCCCGGACCCCGGCGAGCTGGACCGGGTCCGCGCGTTGATGCGGCAGTACGCGGACTCTCCGATGGATTTCGCGGATGCCTCCCTCGTGGCCGCCGCGGAGACGCTGGACATCCGGCGCGTCTTCACGCTGGACCGGCATTTCCATGCGTATCGCACCCCGCGCGGGCATTTCGATGTAGTCCCGTGA
- a CDS encoding acyl-CoA thioesterase encodes MTDETTPPGKTPRESYTVLSESMMPDQLNHHGNVFGGVILALVDKCGGVVARRHARLPVVTVSIDRVEFNQPVYANDYVEAHGRIVRVGRTSMDVLVTVTAEQVETGVRRQTNRCMVTYVALDRLNGRPAPVPPLVLETDEDRRLHAIAERRTERRRAEARDDVDDW; translated from the coding sequence ATGACTGACGAGACGACACCCCCCGGCAAGACGCCGCGCGAGTCGTACACCGTGCTCTCGGAAAGCATGATGCCCGACCAGCTGAACCATCACGGCAACGTGTTCGGCGGCGTGATCCTGGCGCTGGTGGACAAGTGCGGCGGCGTGGTGGCGCGGCGGCACGCGCGGCTCCCGGTGGTCACCGTCTCCATCGACCGCGTGGAGTTCAACCAGCCGGTGTACGCCAACGACTACGTGGAGGCGCACGGCCGCATCGTGCGCGTGGGCCGCACCTCGATGGACGTGCTGGTGACGGTGACGGCCGAGCAGGTGGAGACCGGGGTGCGGCGGCAGACCAACCGCTGCATGGTCACCTACGTGGCGCTCGACCGGCTGAACGGCCGCCCCGCGCCCGTTCCCCCGCTGGTGCTGGAAACCGACGAGGACCGGCGGCTGCACGCCATCGCCGAGCGGCGGACGGAGCGGCGCAGGGCCGAGGCCCGCGACGACGTGGACGACTGGTGA
- a CDS encoding nucleotidyltransferase domain-containing protein gives MSTVDAPPVEIRLPPIPRDAHTAAAEAMLRRLAAAFPDAGLGITGSLATGTHGPGSDIDLVMTDASFRREVQFASASEGIPVAVVCLRPRFDADRERRWMLQSGGDVRIVSMVRSAFVARDPGGSLAEMQRTVERLDAERRTRRDELVAVRREDAASLVRALRGGTPASDEHVQLQLFDAVVDGWYLKHGLAMDTRRESERMLETIAARDAALFELLRRAVPLTHTSMAPLLRAVDLVFG, from the coding sequence ATGAGCACCGTCGACGCGCCGCCCGTGGAGATCCGCCTCCCCCCCATCCCCCGCGACGCGCACACCGCCGCTGCCGAGGCCATGCTGCGCCGCCTGGCCGCCGCCTTCCCGGACGCGGGGCTGGGCATCACCGGCTCGCTGGCCACGGGCACTCACGGGCCCGGGAGCGACATCGATCTGGTGATGACGGATGCCTCGTTCCGGCGCGAGGTGCAGTTCGCCAGCGCGTCGGAAGGCATTCCCGTCGCCGTCGTCTGCCTGCGCCCGCGCTTCGATGCGGACCGCGAGCGGCGCTGGATGCTCCAGTCCGGCGGCGACGTGCGCATCGTCTCCATGGTCCGCTCCGCCTTCGTCGCGCGCGATCCGGGGGGCTCGCTGGCGGAGATGCAGCGCACGGTGGAGCGGCTGGACGCCGAGCGCCGGACGCGGCGCGACGAGCTGGTGGCCGTGCGCCGCGAGGATGCGGCGTCACTCGTCCGCGCCCTCCGCGGCGGCACCCCCGCCAGCGACGAGCACGTGCAGCTGCAGCTCTTCGACGCCGTGGTGGATGGCTGGTACCTGAAGCACGGCCTGGCGATGGACACGCGCCGGGAAAGCGAGCGGATGCTCGAGACGATCGCCGCGCGCGACGCCGCGCTGTTCGAGCTTCTGCGCCGCGCCGTCCCGCTCACCCACACGTCCATGGCGCCGCTCCTCCGCGCCGTGGACCTGGTTTTCGGGTAG
- a CDS encoding carboxylate-amine ligase, which produces MQAPSLTLGIEEEYQIIDPETRELRSYITEILDHDHLILGEIKPELHQSIVEVGSPVCQTPTELRGELNRLRRMVMDLAARKGLKVVAAGTHPFSSWMTQEITPLERYLGVKQDMQDLAQQLLIFGTHVHVGIEDREFMIDALNVARYFLPHILCLCSSSPFWMGRNTGLKSYRSVIFRNFPRTGVPRVLRDWREFESLSNTLVETGCIPDGSKIYWDVRPHHKFPTLEFRFLDVCTRVDEAVCVAALLQAIVLKLWKLRRDNMTFRVYAHDLIEENKWRAVRYGFDGKLIDFGKKAECPARDLIREMLEWFLDDVVDELGSRGAIEYAFRIMDEGSSADRQLRVYQETGSLQAVVDHLIAETEEGVYSAAEREHAHMGA; this is translated from the coding sequence ATGCAGGCTCCGTCGCTGACGCTTGGGATCGAGGAAGAGTACCAGATCATCGACCCGGAGACGCGCGAGCTGCGCTCGTACATCACCGAGATTCTGGACCACGACCACCTGATCCTGGGCGAGATCAAGCCCGAGCTGCACCAGAGCATCGTGGAGGTGGGGAGCCCCGTCTGCCAGACGCCCACGGAGCTGCGCGGCGAGCTGAACCGGCTGCGGCGGATGGTGATGGACCTGGCCGCGCGGAAGGGGCTGAAGGTGGTGGCGGCGGGCACGCACCCGTTCAGCAGCTGGATGACGCAGGAGATCACGCCGCTGGAGCGCTACCTGGGCGTGAAGCAGGACATGCAGGACCTTGCACAGCAGCTGCTGATCTTCGGCACGCACGTGCACGTGGGGATCGAGGACCGCGAGTTCATGATCGACGCCCTGAACGTGGCGCGCTACTTCCTTCCCCACATCCTCTGCCTGTGCAGCTCCAGCCCGTTCTGGATGGGGCGCAACACCGGCCTGAAGAGCTACCGCAGCGTCATCTTCCGCAACTTCCCGCGCACCGGCGTGCCGCGCGTGCTGCGCGACTGGCGCGAGTTCGAGTCGCTCAGCAACACGCTGGTGGAGACCGGGTGCATCCCCGACGGCAGCAAGATCTACTGGGACGTGCGGCCGCACCACAAGTTCCCCACGCTGGAGTTCCGCTTCCTGGACGTGTGCACGCGCGTGGACGAGGCCGTCTGCGTGGCCGCGCTGCTCCAGGCCATCGTGCTGAAGCTGTGGAAGCTGCGGCGCGACAACATGACCTTCCGCGTGTACGCGCACGACCTGATCGAGGAGAACAAGTGGCGCGCCGTGCGCTACGGCTTCGACGGCAAGCTGATCGACTTCGGCAAGAAGGCCGAGTGCCCGGCGCGCGACCTGATCCGCGAGATGCTGGAGTGGTTCCTGGACGACGTGGTGGACGAGCTGGGAAGCCGCGGTGCCATCGAGTACGCCTTCCGCATCATGGACGAGGGATCGAGCGCCGACCGCCAGCTCCGCGTCTACCAGGAGACGGGAAGCCTGCAGGCCGTGGTCGACCACCTGATCGCGGAAACCGAGGAAGGCGTGTACTCGGCCGCGGAGCGCGAGCACGCCCACATGGGTGCGTGA
- a CDS encoding phasin family protein, producing MSTNGTKGGAGILRLGDLPKNVADRVVKLPREIAEGVTTRGRDVWLAGLGALAAAEDRGSAFYGSLVKQGEELVKRGETVETRGKARWSELKDDVGTRQEAVVEKVESTIVDPVVDALRKLGVPTRAEVQTLSTQVESLTERVNLLIAKLERRHGTVFSVVFRAGEWAVEKSGTTAPLSVHASEADALEAARLLAVESRPCEVVIHREDGSVQNTVVYDA from the coding sequence ATGAGCACGAACGGCACGAAGGGCGGCGCGGGGATCCTGCGCCTGGGCGACCTGCCGAAGAACGTGGCCGACCGCGTGGTGAAGCTGCCCAGGGAGATCGCCGAGGGCGTGACCACGCGCGGCCGCGACGTGTGGCTGGCCGGGCTGGGCGCGCTGGCGGCGGCCGAGGACCGCGGCAGCGCCTTCTACGGCTCGCTGGTGAAGCAGGGCGAGGAGCTGGTGAAGCGCGGCGAGACCGTGGAGACGCGCGGCAAGGCGCGCTGGTCGGAGCTGAAGGACGACGTCGGCACCCGCCAGGAGGCGGTGGTGGAGAAGGTGGAGAGCACGATCGTCGACCCCGTCGTGGACGCGCTGCGCAAGCTGGGCGTGCCCACCCGCGCCGAGGTGCAGACGCTTTCCACGCAGGTCGAGTCGCTCACCGAGCGCGTGAACCTGCTGATCGCAAAGCTGGAGCGCCGCCACGGCACCGTGTTCTCGGTGGTCTTCCGCGCGGGCGAGTGGGCGGTGGAGAAGAGCGGGACCACCGCGCCGCTCAGCGTGCACGCTTCCGAGGCCGATGCGCTGGAGGCCGCGCGCCTGCTGGCCGTGGAGAGCCGCCCCTGCGAGGTGGTGATCCACCGCGAGGACGGCAGCGTGCAGAACACCGTGGTGTACGACGCGTAA
- a CDS encoding polyhydroxyalkanoate synthesis regulator DNA-binding domain-containing protein, whose product MARVIKRYGNRKLYDVQASEYVSLEQVAGIIRGGETVEVVDNVTGEDITAQTLTQVVLEEGKRGRGLLGAELLHDLLRKSGKAIESGVGQVRHGVDELVSASLGRVTRVLQGPQTQELKQLRQQLAQLEATLNRVLEEQEDARRDDETPRG is encoded by the coding sequence ATGGCGCGAGTGATCAAGCGGTACGGCAACCGGAAGCTCTACGACGTGCAGGCCAGCGAGTACGTGTCGCTGGAGCAGGTCGCCGGCATCATCCGCGGCGGCGAGACGGTGGAGGTGGTGGACAACGTGACGGGCGAGGACATCACCGCCCAGACCCTCACGCAGGTGGTGCTGGAAGAGGGCAAGCGCGGGCGCGGGCTGCTGGGCGCCGAGCTGCTGCACGACCTGCTCCGGAAGAGCGGGAAGGCGATCGAGTCCGGCGTGGGCCAGGTGCGCCACGGCGTGGACGAGCTGGTGAGCGCCTCGCTGGGGCGCGTGACGCGGGTGCTGCAGGGCCCGCAGACGCAGGAGCTGAAGCAGCTCCGGCAGCAGCTGGCCCAGCTCGAGGCCACGCTGAACCGCGTGCTGGAAGAGCAGGAAGACGCCCGGCGCGACGACGAAACGCCGCGGGGCTGA
- a CDS encoding patatin-like phospholipase family protein — protein MSNNHEGAGEAGDRPRIGVALAGGVLEGGFYEVGVLCALQDAIRGLDFTRADVYVGVSSGAVITSLLANGIPPRTLSRAILSLAGPDLNLDPNILFTPAVREYARRVAKVPGLVGRWVKRRIERPLDMSIIGSLLELGALTPVGIFDSAPMERYLSRVFSSGGRSNDFRRLKGALRVVAVKLDTSELVTFGGPGYDHIPISRAVQASLALPGFYCPVEIEGEPYIDGVARRTLNASVALEEGADLLFCVNPIVPVDVHADGSDGSNGNGNGKKTKSLSDYGLPAVLSQTFRTAIHSRMGTGFRSYAHTYPGADVILVEPELGDHRMFFSNIFSVTNRRDVCEHAYARTLAYLRANEVEIAEKLARSGMSLRREVLDDPRRTLFSADERPPRDGVVGEIRDALDRLGEVLERLERRPAA, from the coding sequence ATGAGCAACAACCACGAAGGCGCCGGCGAGGCCGGCGATCGGCCGCGGATCGGCGTGGCCCTGGCGGGCGGGGTGCTGGAGGGCGGCTTCTACGAGGTGGGCGTGCTCTGCGCCCTGCAGGACGCCATCCGCGGACTGGACTTCACCCGCGCGGACGTGTACGTGGGCGTGAGCTCGGGCGCGGTCATCACCTCGCTGCTGGCCAACGGTATCCCCCCGCGCACGCTTTCCCGCGCCATCCTCTCGCTCGCCGGGCCCGACCTCAACCTGGATCCCAACATCCTCTTCACCCCCGCGGTGCGCGAGTACGCCCGCCGCGTGGCGAAAGTCCCCGGCCTGGTGGGGCGATGGGTGAAGCGGCGCATCGAGCGGCCGCTGGACATGTCCATCATCGGGTCGCTGCTGGAGCTGGGCGCGCTCACGCCGGTGGGGATCTTCGACAGCGCGCCGATGGAGCGCTACCTGTCGCGCGTGTTCTCCAGCGGCGGGCGCAGCAACGACTTCCGTCGGCTGAAGGGCGCGCTCCGCGTGGTCGCGGTGAAGCTGGACACCTCGGAGCTGGTGACCTTCGGCGGGCCGGGGTACGACCACATCCCCATCTCCCGCGCGGTGCAGGCAAGTCTGGCGCTCCCCGGCTTCTACTGCCCGGTTGAGATCGAGGGCGAGCCGTACATCGACGGGGTGGCGCGGCGGACGCTGAACGCCAGCGTGGCGCTGGAAGAGGGCGCGGACCTGCTCTTCTGCGTGAACCCCATCGTCCCGGTGGACGTGCACGCGGACGGGTCGGACGGCTCGAACGGGAACGGCAACGGGAAGAAGACGAAGAGCCTGTCGGACTACGGGCTGCCGGCGGTGCTCTCGCAGACCTTCCGCACCGCGATCCACTCGCGGATGGGGACGGGGTTCCGCAGCTACGCCCACACCTATCCCGGCGCGGATGTGATCCTGGTGGAGCCGGAGCTGGGCGACCACCGGATGTTCTTCTCCAACATCTTCAGCGTGACCAACCGCCGCGACGTGTGCGAGCACGCGTACGCCCGCACGCTGGCCTACCTGCGCGCGAACGAGGTGGAGATCGCGGAGAAGCTGGCGCGCAGCGGAATGTCGCTGCGCCGCGAGGTGCTGGACGACCCGCGTCGCACCCTGTTCTCCGCGGACGAACGCCCGCCCCGCGACGGCGTGGTGGGCGAGATCCGCGATGCGCTCGACCGCCTGGGCGAGGTGCTGGAGCGCCTGGAGCGCCGCCCGGCCGCATAG
- a CDS encoding acyl-CoA dehydrogenase, whose amino-acid sequence MMATVDLAAGGAPLTVLSEDEQMFRDLVRQFAEDEVRPRVHAMDEAQKMDPALIPQFFELGLMGIEVPEEFGGTGSSFFTAALVVEELSRVDASVGVLVDVQNTLVNNAFLRWGSDELKTKYLPQLCAEKVGAYALSEAGSGSDAFALATRATKVDGGFRLTGRKLWITNGAEAEVFIVFANVDPSAGYRGITAFIVEKGFDGFSVGKKEDKLGIRASSTTELILEDVFVPAGNVLGEVGKGYKTAIETLNEGRIGIGAQMIGIGTGALEATIRYVQEREQFGKKIGDFQGVQFQIAQMAVELEAARLMVYNAARLKDAGQPFLQEAAMAKLFSSQVAQRIASTCIDLYGGYGFTREYPVEKFYRDSKIGTIYEGTSNMQLNTIAKNLMK is encoded by the coding sequence ATGATGGCTACCGTTGACCTTGCCGCCGGCGGCGCCCCGCTGACCGTGCTGAGCGAAGACGAGCAGATGTTCCGCGACCTGGTTCGCCAGTTCGCGGAAGACGAGGTGCGCCCCCGCGTGCACGCCATGGACGAGGCGCAGAAGATGGACCCCGCGCTCATCCCGCAGTTCTTCGAGCTGGGGCTGATGGGGATCGAAGTGCCCGAGGAGTTCGGCGGCACCGGCAGCTCGTTCTTCACCGCCGCGCTGGTGGTGGAGGAGCTTTCCCGCGTGGACGCCAGCGTGGGCGTGCTGGTGGACGTGCAGAACACGCTGGTGAACAACGCTTTCCTGCGCTGGGGCTCGGACGAGCTGAAGACGAAGTATCTCCCCCAGCTCTGCGCGGAGAAGGTGGGCGCCTACGCGCTTTCCGAGGCCGGCTCCGGCTCCGACGCCTTCGCGCTGGCCACGCGCGCGACGAAGGTGGACGGCGGCTTCCGGCTCACCGGGCGCAAGCTGTGGATCACCAACGGCGCCGAGGCCGAGGTGTTCATCGTCTTCGCCAACGTGGATCCGTCGGCCGGGTACCGCGGCATCACCGCGTTCATCGTGGAGAAGGGCTTCGACGGCTTCTCGGTAGGGAAGAAGGAGGACAAGCTCGGCATCCGCGCCTCGTCCACCACCGAGCTGATCCTGGAGGACGTCTTCGTCCCCGCCGGGAACGTGCTGGGCGAGGTGGGGAAGGGGTACAAGACCGCGATCGAGACGCTGAACGAGGGCCGCATCGGCATCGGCGCGCAGATGATCGGGATCGGCACGGGCGCGCTGGAGGCGACCATCAGGTACGTGCAGGAGCGCGAGCAGTTCGGGAAGAAGATCGGCGACTTCCAGGGCGTGCAGTTCCAGATCGCCCAGATGGCCGTGGAGCTCGAGGCGGCGCGGCTGATGGTGTACAACGCCGCGCGGCTGAAGGACGCGGGGCAGCCGTTCCTGCAGGAGGCGGCCATGGCCAAGCTCTTCAGCAGCCAGGTGGCCCAGCGCATCGCGTCGACGTGCATCGACCTGTACGGCGGCTACGGCTTCACCCGCGAGTACCCGGTGGAGAAGTTCTACCGCGACAGCAAGATCGGCACGATCTACGAGGGCACCAGCAACATGCAGCTGAACACCATCGCCAAGAACCTGATGAAGTAG
- a CDS encoding circularly permuted type 2 ATP-grasp protein, whose protein sequence is MSAEALRRAIDAWHGLLGDEGLAADSAERMEQEHRSLGMYFGERALCTVLRPRFFTPGQWAGIRRGVETLMGAFRRAHEAAMRDPALLARFHLLDWERELVAQDPGFRSPCPTSRLDAFFDPDDGSLRFTEYNAETPAGPAYMDNLSEVFLALPVTGKFLRTHAVYPLPARHGVLHALLGAYAEWSGRRELPRIGILDWAEVPTYSEFVFFRDYFRQHGIACEIADPRTLEYREGKLMAGDFHITLIYKRVLIDELVLRMGMDNPVVRAVRDGAVCMVNPFRCKVLYKKASLAVLGDERNAHLFSPDEMRAIEAHVPWTRIVEARRTRFHGDEIDLLEWAEGNRERLVLKPNDDYGGRGIVLGWLVSDDEWRAALKTATETPYVLQERIHLPVEPFPSWVDGKVEIYDRMVDVAPFVTRTATIDGALTRIATDPLLNVTAGGGSSVATMLVEAR, encoded by the coding sequence GTGAGCGCGGAGGCCCTGCGCCGGGCGATCGACGCCTGGCACGGGCTGCTGGGCGACGAGGGGCTCGCCGCGGACAGCGCCGAGCGGATGGAGCAGGAGCACCGCTCGCTGGGGATGTACTTCGGCGAGCGCGCGCTCTGCACCGTGCTGCGCCCGCGCTTCTTCACGCCGGGTCAGTGGGCGGGGATCCGGCGCGGCGTGGAGACGCTGATGGGCGCCTTCCGCCGCGCCCACGAGGCGGCCATGCGCGATCCGGCGCTGCTCGCCCGGTTCCATCTCCTGGACTGGGAGCGCGAGCTGGTCGCGCAGGACCCGGGCTTCCGCTCGCCATGCCCCACCAGCCGCCTGGACGCCTTCTTCGACCCCGACGACGGGTCGCTGCGCTTCACCGAGTACAACGCCGAGACGCCGGCCGGGCCCGCGTACATGGACAACCTCAGCGAGGTGTTCCTGGCGCTCCCCGTCACCGGCAAGTTCCTGCGCACGCATGCCGTCTACCCGCTTCCCGCGCGGCATGGGGTGCTGCACGCGCTGCTGGGCGCATACGCCGAGTGGAGCGGCCGGCGCGAACTGCCGCGCATCGGCATCCTGGACTGGGCCGAGGTGCCCACCTACAGCGAGTTCGTCTTCTTCCGCGACTACTTCCGCCAGCACGGCATCGCCTGCGAGATCGCCGACCCGCGCACCCTGGAGTACCGCGAGGGAAAGCTGATGGCGGGCGACTTCCACATCACCCTCATCTACAAGCGCGTGCTGATCGACGAGCTGGTGCTGCGGATGGGGATGGACAACCCCGTGGTCCGCGCGGTCCGCGACGGCGCCGTGTGCATGGTGAACCCCTTCCGCTGCAAGGTGCTGTACAAGAAGGCCTCGCTCGCCGTGCTCGGCGACGAGCGCAACGCGCACCTGTTCTCGCCCGACGAGATGCGCGCGATCGAGGCGCACGTGCCGTGGACGCGCATCGTGGAGGCGCGGCGCACGCGCTTCCATGGCGACGAGATCGACCTGCTGGAGTGGGCGGAGGGGAACCGCGAGCGGCTGGTGCTGAAGCCGAACGACGACTACGGCGGGCGCGGCATCGTCCTGGGCTGGCTGGTGTCCGACGACGAGTGGCGGGCGGCGCTGAAGACGGCCACGGAAACGCCGTACGTGCTGCAGGAGCGCATCCATCTCCCCGTCGAGCCGTTCCCCAGCTGGGTGGACGGGAAGGTGGAGATCTACGACCGGATGGTGGACGTGGCGCCGTTCGTCACCCGCACCGCCACGATCGACGGCGCGCTCACCCGCATCGCCACCGACCCGCTGCTGAACGTGACCGCCGGCGGCGGCTCGTCCGTCGCCACGATGCTGGTGGAGGCGCGGTAG
- a CDS encoding TonB family protein: protein MVGLEKLLIGRTLAGRYTVDELIGPGRAGLVYRARDSRTGAEVAVKVLNAPRSPEARERFRQLVAREVAAATAIRHANVATVHEMGGDAELDLDFVVTELVRGQSLAGVLAQRGKPPIALGLRLLGDAAEGLAAGHAAGLVHRDLRPASLYMVRGEAERHVRVKLTGFGVPQLVRRESLAVAAPEMRAYASPEMLANGSARLAPASDVFSLGMIGFELMTGALPLDDAARRALADGGKVEIEAPREVAAAVPPHVMDAVMQALRIDPAERFADGSSFAAALRQAPAPQMISVPKIITEPEPQAAAAPEPVAESPAEEPQPEPSAAAPVIAAAAGAVATAAIAADAAAAPIAVESAPAEPEAAAPVTETPVASAAAAPPAAPSKAPRRGAAAKTPDSDLPLYYPPQLAKTPAPAVPAAIVTPPAPKPVAPPIAATKVEDEAPAPVAAPVIAAVAAAAIPIPAIAAPPPIPAPTPVAESASVAIAPIPAAAPVAVEPAAPMRELKLIGGGERKKRAAGAFRAPPAMAAGFLLGILVLGSVAWIATRRTPSPAVGPATTLAAANQLAPGAVVPNGAAAAQPAAAGATDAAPAAADSAAKAPTAQQQAALDAAKKKQQEDERRKQDEEKARQAALVQQPQQPAAQTQAPPAAQAPAQQPAPAQPRPQQVAVAPPPAPAPAPPPAPAPREEAAAARSTSEVYDEDVVEERPRLTNAPELQRALRDRYPSQLAHNRVSGRVTATFVVGPDGRVDGSSIRILNSPNQGFNAPTQGVLRRARFRPATVKGQAVRVQVTMPITWSLEQ from the coding sequence ATGGTGGGGCTAGAAAAACTGCTCATCGGGCGCACGCTGGCCGGCCGCTACACCGTCGACGAGCTGATCGGCCCGGGGCGCGCCGGCCTGGTGTACCGCGCGCGCGACTCGCGGACCGGTGCCGAGGTGGCGGTGAAGGTGCTGAACGCGCCGCGCAGCCCCGAGGCCCGCGAGCGCTTCCGGCAGCTGGTGGCGCGCGAGGTGGCCGCCGCGACCGCCATCCGCCACGCCAACGTCGCCACCGTCCACGAGATGGGCGGCGACGCCGAGCTGGACCTGGACTTCGTGGTGACGGAGCTGGTGCGCGGGCAGAGCCTGGCCGGCGTGCTGGCGCAGCGCGGCAAGCCGCCCATCGCGCTGGGGCTGCGCCTGCTGGGCGACGCCGCCGAGGGGCTGGCCGCCGGGCACGCCGCCGGGCTGGTGCACCGCGATCTGCGCCCCGCCAGCCTGTACATGGTGCGCGGCGAGGCCGAGCGGCACGTGCGGGTGAAGCTGACCGGCTTCGGCGTGCCGCAGCTGGTGCGGCGCGAGTCGCTGGCCGTGGCCGCGCCGGAGATGCGCGCCTACGCCTCGCCCGAGATGCTGGCCAACGGGAGCGCGCGCCTGGCCCCCGCCAGCGACGTGTTCAGCCTGGGGATGATCGGCTTCGAGCTGATGACGGGCGCGCTGCCGCTGGACGATGCCGCGCGCCGCGCCCTGGCCGACGGCGGGAAGGTGGAGATCGAGGCGCCGCGGGAAGTGGCCGCCGCCGTGCCGCCGCACGTGATGGACGCGGTGATGCAGGCGCTGCGCATCGACCCCGCCGAGCGCTTCGCCGACGGCAGCAGCTTTGCCGCCGCGCTCCGCCAGGCGCCCGCGCCGCAGATGATCTCCGTCCCGAAGATCATCACCGAGCCCGAGCCGCAGGCCGCGGCCGCGCCGGAGCCCGTCGCGGAATCGCCCGCTGAAGAGCCGCAGCCCGAACCCTCCGCCGCCGCGCCCGTGATCGCGGCCGCCGCGGGTGCGGTTGCCACTGCAGCCATCGCCGCGGATGCCGCCGCCGCGCCGATCGCAGTTGAGTCCGCGCCCGCGGAGCCCGAGGCCGCCGCTCCGGTGACCGAGACACCGGTCGCGAGTGCGGCCGCCGCGCCGCCCGCCGCTCCGTCGAAGGCACCCCGCCGCGGCGCCGCGGCGAAGACGCCGGACAGCGACCTCCCGCTGTACTATCCCCCGCAGCTGGCTAAGACGCCCGCGCCCGCGGTGCCGGCCGCCATCGTGACACCGCCCGCGCCGAAGCCCGTCGCGCCGCCCATCGCCGCGACGAAGGTAGAGGACGAGGCGCCGGCACCCGTCGCTGCACCGGTGATTGCTGCCGTTGCCGCGGCCGCGATCCCCATCCCCGCGATCGCCGCGCCGCCACCGATCCCCGCGCCGACGCCGGTCGCGGAGAGCGCATCCGTCGCCATCGCTCCCATCCCCGCGGCCGCCCCGGTAGCCGTGGAGCCGGCGGCGCCGATGCGCGAGCTGAAGCTGATCGGCGGCGGAGAGCGGAAGAAGCGCGCGGCGGGCGCTTTCCGCGCGCCGCCGGCGATGGCCGCCGGGTTCCTGCTCGGCATCCTGGTGCTCGGCTCGGTGGCCTGGATCGCGACGCGCCGCACCCCCAGCCCGGCCGTCGGCCCGGCGACCACGCTCGCCGCGGCGAACCAGCTCGCCCCCGGCGCCGTGGTGCCGAACGGGGCAGCCGCCGCCCAGCCCGCGGCCGCCGGGGCCACGGATGCCGCGCCCGCCGCCGCCGACTCGGCCGCGAAGGCGCCGACCGCGCAGCAGCAGGCCGCGCTCGACGCCGCGAAGAAGAAGCAGCAGGAGGACGAGCGCCGGAAGCAGGACGAGGAGAAGGCCCGGCAGGCCGCGCTCGTCCAGCAGCCGCAGCAGCCGGCCGCGCAGACGCAGGCTCCGCCGGCCGCACAGGCGCCGGCGCAGCAGCCCGCGCCCGCCCAGCCGCGGCCGCAGCAGGTGGCCGTTGCGCCGCCGCCCGCGCCGGCTCCCGCCCCGCCGCCCGCCCCCGCGCCGCGCGAGGAGGCCGCCGCCGCGCGGTCGACCAGCGAGGTCTACGACGAAGACGTGGTGGAGGAGCGTCCGCGGCTGACCAACGCGCCCGAGCTGCAGCGCGCGCTCCGCGACCGCTACCCCTCGCAGCTGGCGCACAACCGCGTCTCCGGACGCGTGACGGCCACCTTCGTGGTGGGCCCCGACGGGCGCGTGGACGGATCCAGCATCCGCATCCTCAACTCGCCGAACCAGGGGTTCAACGCCCCCACGCAAGGCGTGCTGCGCCGTGCCCGCTTCCGCCCCGCCACGGTGAAGGGCCAGGCCGTGCGCGTGCAGGTGACCATGCCGATCACCTGGAGCCTGGAGCAGTAA
- a CDS encoding type II toxin-antitoxin system VapC family toxin yields the protein MVKFAFDTNLYIRSIREAEFGVRLRDFYARHSPRMHLCSVVVHELLIGANSPERIRDIHDTIVDPAEKKNRIITPTHSAWDRSAQALSALAVKHRMELGKISRSLVNDALIAASCAEAGVTLLTDNLHDFKRLSERIPVRFAQPWPMDSEEI from the coding sequence TTGGTAAAGTTCGCGTTCGACACCAATCTCTACATCCGTTCAATTCGGGAGGCGGAGTTCGGGGTCCGTCTTAGGGATTTCTATGCCCGTCATTCGCCTCGCATGCACCTGTGCTCCGTTGTAGTCCACGAGTTGCTCATCGGCGCGAACTCCCCTGAGAGAATACGTGATATTCACGACACGATCGTCGATCCGGCGGAGAAGAAAAACCGCATCATCACGCCGACGCACTCAGCATGGGATCGGTCTGCGCAGGCGCTGAGCGCCTTGGCGGTCAAGCACCGCATGGAGCTTGGGAAGATCTCTCGCTCGCTCGTAAATGATGCGCTGATTGCCGCCTCGTGCGCGGAAGCCGGCGTGACGCTGCTGACGGACAATCTCCACGATTTCAAGCGCCTTTCCGAGCGCATCCCGGTGCGGTTCGCGCAACCGTGGCCTATGGATTCGGAAGAAATCTGA